One genomic window of Brevundimonas vesicularis includes the following:
- a CDS encoding ribonucleotide-diphosphate reductase subunit beta has protein sequence MNAITPIILPERAGLLTPSAAYKPFRYPWAFDMWKKQQQVHWMPEEVPLGEDVKDWASTLNDNERNLLTQIFRFFTQADIEVQDNYMERYGRVFKPTEVKMMLAAFGNMETIHIAAYALLLETIGMPESEFGAFMEYEAMRDKHDYMGQFGVDSDADICRTLAMFGGFSEGVQLFASFAMLMNFPRQNKMKGMGQIVSWSVRDESLHCEGVIKLYHAFNKETGAVTKSVADDIVDCCKTVVNMEDKFIDLAFEMGSVQGMTPDDIKQYIRFIADWRLRQLKLPEVYGVTENPLPWLQSLLSGVEHANFFEARATEYSKAATQGNWHGADGVWTEFDRMMARRDMSLVAG, from the coding sequence ATGAACGCCATCACTCCGATCATCCTTCCCGAGCGCGCCGGTCTTCTGACCCCGTCGGCCGCTTACAAGCCGTTCCGCTATCCGTGGGCGTTCGACATGTGGAAGAAGCAGCAGCAAGTCCACTGGATGCCCGAAGAGGTGCCGCTGGGCGAGGACGTCAAGGACTGGGCCTCGACCCTGAACGACAACGAACGCAATCTGCTGACCCAGATCTTCCGCTTCTTCACCCAGGCGGACATCGAGGTTCAGGACAACTACATGGAACGCTACGGTCGGGTCTTCAAACCGACCGAGGTGAAGATGATGCTGGCCGCCTTCGGCAATATGGAGACGATCCATATCGCGGCCTACGCCCTGCTGCTCGAGACCATCGGCATGCCCGAGAGCGAGTTCGGCGCCTTCATGGAATATGAGGCCATGCGGGACAAGCACGACTACATGGGCCAGTTCGGGGTCGACTCCGACGCCGACATCTGCCGGACCCTGGCCATGTTCGGCGGGTTCTCGGAAGGCGTTCAGCTGTTCGCGTCCTTCGCCATGCTGATGAACTTCCCGCGCCAGAACAAGATGAAGGGCATGGGCCAGATCGTGTCCTGGTCAGTGCGCGACGAAAGCCTGCACTGCGAAGGCGTCATCAAGCTGTACCACGCCTTCAACAAGGAGACGGGGGCCGTCACCAAGTCGGTCGCGGACGACATCGTCGACTGCTGCAAGACGGTGGTGAACATGGAGGACAAGTTCATCGACCTGGCCTTCGAGATGGGGTCGGTCCAGGGCATGACGCCGGACGACATCAAGCAATACATCCGCTTCATCGCCGACTGGCGCTTGCGTCAGCTGAAGCTGCCGGAAGTCTATGGGGTGACGGAAAACCCATTGCCGTGGCTGCAGTCGCTGCTGTCGGGCGTCGAGCACGCCAACTTCTTCGAGGCTCGCGCCACCGAGTATTCGAAGGCCGCGACGCAAGGAAACTGGCACGGCGCCGACGGCGTCTGGACCGAGTTCGACCGCATGATGGCGCGCCGCGACATGAGCCTGGTCGCGGGCTGA
- a CDS encoding response regulator, whose protein sequence is MNAERGRWRLFRHEAGRAAGPSPYTYVALFVLCLSISKWSVYAFGATVLWPANAVLLAAVLQLHRRQAIGVMVACAAINLTSNILRGDPGPMMFTNVILNMTQVVVAAVLARRFCGAALDMRRPWRLFRFAFFAAAPSVLLSTLLAGGVVILMRWHVPGTLGFRMHHLFDMELLAMMIVTPSLLLLARNHRFRDDAKASLAEATAIMTLVGGVTLFVFSQTAAPVLFAIFPPLILLAFRLGPPLTAAAVMMVAVIGGAATLTGHGPIVVTHLTPDPILAALPPVMRQMNVFHLFLLCVVGSVLPITTLSTERRRLTARLRARTAAALDALARAKRADEAKSRFLALMSHEMRTPLTGVTGYTDLLSRSPHLDAEGHRQVNAVRQCGESMLRLVEDLLEISRGGDEVVLKPADLRALIQDAVAPAREWAEIRGLTFDLHIAPEAEGWVLTDMRRLRQILHHLTLNASKFTMRGGVTVRVDRRDDRLRIAVSDSGCGMDAATLAGVFRLFEQADASTSRAHEGAGVGLALAKSHAERLNGTIAVESVQWQGSTFTLEIEAPIVVPVETESAAPLDSRRMKVLIVDDHPANRDLLRIMLQAADCDTAEACDGREAVNAASAEAFDLILMDVRMPVMDGLAASRAIRALADPASQTPILAVTAEAMPEDAARCLSSGMDGHLAKPVTQAKLYAAIDETLSAAASRPDAQAA, encoded by the coding sequence GTGAACGCAGAACGCGGGCGCTGGCGGCTTTTCCGCCACGAGGCCGGCCGCGCGGCGGGTCCGTCGCCCTATACCTATGTGGCGCTGTTCGTTCTGTGTCTGTCGATCAGCAAGTGGAGCGTTTACGCATTCGGCGCGACCGTGCTGTGGCCCGCGAATGCGGTGCTTCTGGCCGCTGTGCTGCAGCTTCATCGCCGTCAGGCCATCGGCGTGATGGTCGCCTGCGCCGCTATCAATCTGACCAGCAACATCCTCCGCGGCGATCCTGGCCCGATGATGTTCACCAATGTCATTCTGAACATGACCCAGGTCGTGGTCGCGGCTGTGCTGGCGCGTCGATTCTGCGGCGCCGCGTTGGATATGCGCCGGCCCTGGCGGCTGTTCCGCTTCGCCTTTTTCGCAGCCGCCCCTTCTGTTCTGCTTTCCACCCTGCTGGCGGGCGGCGTCGTCATTCTGATGAGATGGCATGTGCCGGGCACGCTTGGCTTCCGCATGCACCACCTGTTCGACATGGAACTGCTGGCGATGATGATCGTCACGCCGTCCCTGCTGCTGCTGGCGCGCAATCATCGTTTCCGGGATGACGCCAAGGCCAGCCTGGCCGAGGCGACGGCGATCATGACCCTTGTCGGCGGCGTCACGCTTTTCGTTTTTTCTCAGACCGCCGCGCCGGTCCTGTTCGCGATCTTCCCGCCCCTTATCCTGCTGGCGTTCCGGCTGGGCCCGCCGCTGACGGCGGCTGCGGTGATGATGGTCGCTGTGATCGGCGGAGCCGCCACGCTGACTGGGCATGGGCCGATCGTGGTGACGCATCTGACGCCCGATCCGATCCTGGCCGCCCTGCCGCCCGTGATGCGCCAGATGAATGTGTTCCATCTGTTCCTGCTGTGCGTCGTGGGGTCGGTGCTGCCCATCACCACCTTGTCGACGGAGCGTCGCCGGCTGACGGCGCGTCTGAGGGCGCGGACGGCGGCGGCGCTGGACGCCCTGGCGCGCGCCAAACGCGCCGATGAGGCCAAGTCGCGCTTCCTGGCCTTGATGAGCCACGAGATGCGCACGCCCCTGACCGGCGTCACCGGCTATACTGACCTGCTGTCGCGCTCGCCCCATCTGGACGCCGAGGGGCATCGCCAGGTGAATGCGGTGCGTCAGTGCGGCGAATCCATGCTGCGTCTGGTCGAGGATCTTCTGGAGATTTCGCGCGGCGGCGACGAGGTCGTGCTGAAGCCCGCCGATCTGCGCGCCTTGATCCAGGACGCCGTGGCGCCCGCGCGCGAGTGGGCCGAAATCCGCGGCCTGACGTTCGACCTGCACATCGCGCCGGAGGCCGAGGGCTGGGTGCTGACCGACATGCGCCGTCTGCGCCAAATCTTGCATCACCTGACGCTGAACGCCTCAAAGTTCACGATGCGGGGCGGTGTGACCGTGCGCGTCGATCGGCGCGATGATCGGCTGCGGATCGCCGTGTCAGACAGCGGCTGCGGCATGGACGCCGCCACCCTGGCGGGCGTTTTCCGCCTGTTCGAACAGGCGGACGCCTCGACCAGTCGTGCGCACGAGGGGGCGGGCGTCGGCCTGGCCCTGGCCAAGAGCCACGCCGAGCGGCTGAACGGAACGATCGCCGTCGAAAGCGTGCAGTGGCAGGGCTCGACCTTCACCCTGGAGATCGAGGCGCCGATCGTGGTTCCGGTAGAGACGGAGAGCGCCGCGCCGCTGGACAGCCGTCGCATGAAGGTTCTGATCGTCGACGACCACCCCGCGAACCGCGATCTGCTGCGCATCATGCTGCAGGCCGCTGACTGCGACACCGCCGAGGCCTGCGACGGGCGCGAAGCGGTGAACGCCGCCTCGGCCGAGGCCTTCGACCTAATCCTGATGGATGTGCGCATGCCGGTCATGGACGGCCTTGCCGCCAGCCGTGCGATCCGCGCCCTGGCCGATCCCGCCAGCCAGACGCCGATCCTGGCGGTCACCGCCGAGGCCATGCCCGAAGACGCCGCACGGTGCCTGTCCTCCGGCATGGACGGTCATCTGGCCAAGCCGGTGACCCAGGCCAAGCTCTACGCCGCCATCGACGAGACGCTGAGCGCGGCCGCGTCTCGCCCGGACGCCCAGGCTGCCTGA
- a CDS encoding nucleotidyltransferase family protein: MSDVIAEPTFEPPADALAFYEESLRLLKESGIPFLLSGTYAVTAYTGIRRPTKDLDVFCKPGDYPRILAFFQKHGYRTDVEDERWIAKVWKDEKHFFDVIFAMSNGTIAVSDSWFSEDRITVYGHQVQITPPTALILSKVFIQDRYRYDGADVNHVILKQSDAIDWKSLLDQMDLYWEVLAAHLLNFRFAYPTERDRIPRWLMEELVQRLTAQIDLPAPRVKVCRGRLFSPRDYVADVAEWGFGDVVGKGLEERHDPVNLGH; the protein is encoded by the coding sequence ATGTCAGATGTGATCGCCGAACCGACCTTCGAGCCGCCGGCGGACGCCCTGGCCTTCTATGAAGAGAGCCTGCGCTTGCTCAAGGAGAGCGGCATCCCCTTCCTGCTGTCGGGCACCTATGCGGTCACGGCCTATACCGGGATCCGGCGTCCGACCAAGGATCTGGACGTCTTCTGCAAGCCCGGCGACTACCCCCGCATCCTGGCCTTCTTCCAGAAGCACGGTTACCGCACCGACGTCGAAGACGAGCGTTGGATCGCCAAGGTCTGGAAGGACGAGAAACACTTCTTCGACGTCATCTTCGCCATGTCCAACGGCACCATCGCCGTGTCCGACAGCTGGTTTAGCGAGGACCGGATCACCGTTTATGGGCATCAGGTCCAGATCACCCCGCCCACGGCCCTGATCCTGTCCAAGGTCTTCATCCAGGACCGCTATCGCTATGACGGGGCCGATGTGAACCACGTCATCCTGAAACAGTCGGACGCCATCGATTGGAAGAGCCTGCTGGACCAGATGGACCTCTATTGGGAGGTCCTGGCGGCGCATCTGCTGAACTTCCGCTTCGCCTATCCGACCGAGCGCGACCGGATTCCGCGCTGGCTGATGGAAGAGCTGGTCCAGCGACTGACGGCCCAGATCGATCTGCCGGCGCCGCGCGTGAAGGTCTGTCGCGGCCGGCTGTTCAGCCCGCGCGACTATGTCGCCGACGTCGCCGAATGGGGCTTTGGCGATGTCGTCGGCAAGGGGCTGGAGGAACGCCACGACCCCGTCAACCTGGGCCACTGA
- a CDS encoding metallophosphoesterase family protein, translating to MTDTVPDPQTTQPGLEPGPAKTLRVAAVGDLHVGETTEHRYRDLFERVSDDADVLCLCGDLTNYGKTPEVERLLEDLKLCKIPMVGVLGNHEHECGQPEVVTKMLTDAGVKMLTGEAYEIDGVGFAGGKGFVGGFGRYMLSSFGEASIKRFVQEAVEDANLIENSIRMLRTERSVVLLHYAPVVETVMGEPPEIHAFLGSSRLAETIDRYDNVRLVVHGHAHRGGSEGRTTKGTPIYNVALPVLKTLGDKPYRVFEI from the coding sequence ATGACCGACACCGTCCCCGATCCCCAGACGACCCAACCCGGCCTGGAACCCGGCCCCGCCAAGACACTGCGCGTCGCCGCCGTCGGGGACCTTCATGTCGGCGAGACCACCGAGCATCGCTACCGCGACCTGTTCGAGCGGGTGTCGGACGACGCCGATGTCCTGTGCCTGTGCGGCGACCTGACCAACTACGGCAAGACGCCCGAGGTCGAGCGGCTGCTTGAGGATCTCAAGCTTTGCAAAATCCCGATGGTCGGCGTGCTGGGCAATCATGAGCACGAGTGCGGCCAGCCAGAGGTCGTCACCAAGATGCTGACCGACGCCGGGGTCAAGATGCTGACCGGCGAGGCCTATGAGATCGACGGCGTCGGCTTTGCGGGCGGCAAGGGGTTCGTCGGCGGCTTCGGCCGCTACATGCTCTCCTCGTTTGGCGAGGCCTCGATCAAGCGTTTCGTGCAGGAGGCCGTCGAGGACGCCAATCTGATCGAAAACTCGATCCGCATGCTGCGCACCGAACGCTCGGTCGTGCTGCTGCACTATGCGCCCGTGGTCGAGACGGTGATGGGCGAGCCGCCCGAAATCCACGCCTTCCTGGGGTCGTCGCGCCTCGCCGAGACCATCGACCGCTATGACAATGTTCGCCTGGTTGTGCACGGCCACGCCCATCGCGGCGGATCGGAGGGACGCACCACCAAGGGCACGCCCATCTATAATGTCGCCCTGCCGGTGCTGAAGACCCTCGGCGACAAGCCTTATCGGGTCTTTGAAATCTGA